A genome region from Fodinibius salicampi includes the following:
- the rnz gene encoding ribonuclease Z: protein MIIVPLGVASATPTATRHLSSVAVWREGSVFLFDCGENAQMRMLQGGLKRSQIDYIFISHFDTDHYSGLIGLLSTLQLQRRDREITLVGPEGLQEFIEFNFDFSNISLSYDIKYVELDEDFESERVVDADEYYVEARPLNHTKFCIGYRLQEKDRPGKVDAEKAQEQGISEDWQYKDLKDGKDVELEDGTVVKSADIVGHPRPGDSFAYITDTKYCPNSVKLAKNTNVLIHEATFNESLSDKAEETGHSTAKDAARVANEAKTKLLVITHFSARYTNEYVLLREARDDFFPTWVATELRPIFTDPAHEKGIIEPKVYLKEINQNKGDSNSGGGGSKSKRNKRGGKKKKRRMRKRKKTSSSRSRKSSSSSKSSSSRSSRSSRSKKSSSNNNNNNNNGGSKDNNERKPRQITPRTPFDDFDRF, encoded by the coding sequence ATGATTATCGTACCATTAGGTGTAGCTTCAGCGACACCCACGGCAACACGTCATTTATCATCAGTAGCTGTTTGGAGAGAAGGGAGCGTTTTTCTCTTTGACTGTGGAGAAAATGCTCAGATGAGAATGCTTCAAGGGGGCTTAAAGCGGTCTCAAATTGATTACATCTTTATTTCACATTTCGATACAGACCATTATTCCGGTCTGATTGGATTGCTTTCCACTTTGCAGCTCCAAAGGAGAGACCGGGAAATTACTCTGGTTGGTCCGGAAGGACTTCAGGAGTTCATAGAATTTAATTTTGATTTTTCCAATATCAGCCTGAGTTATGATATTAAGTATGTGGAGCTAGATGAAGATTTTGAAAGCGAGCGCGTTGTTGATGCCGATGAATATTATGTAGAGGCACGACCTCTGAATCATACAAAGTTCTGTATCGGCTATCGCTTGCAGGAAAAAGATCGACCCGGCAAGGTTGATGCCGAGAAAGCCCAAGAGCAGGGTATTAGTGAAGACTGGCAGTACAAAGATCTTAAAGACGGCAAGGATGTAGAGCTCGAAGATGGTACGGTAGTTAAGTCTGCCGATATTGTAGGGCATCCGCGTCCTGGTGATAGCTTTGCCTATATAACGGATACCAAATATTGTCCTAACTCTGTTAAGTTAGCTAAGAATACGAATGTATTGATTCACGAGGCTACCTTTAATGAGAGTCTTTCTGATAAAGCAGAGGAGACGGGACATTCAACAGCTAAAGATGCTGCCCGTGTGGCAAATGAGGCTAAGACAAAGCTTCTGGTTATCACCCATTTTTCAGCCCGTTACACCAATGAATATGTGCTTCTGCGTGAGGCCCGGGATGATTTCTTCCCAACATGGGTTGCTACAGAGCTTCGACCGATATTTACTGATCCGGCTCATGAGAAAGGTATTATTGAGCCAAAGGTTTATCTCAAAGAGATTAACCAAAATAAAGGAGATAGTAACAGCGGCGGAGGCGGCAGCAAATCCAAGCGAAACAAGCGAGGAGGCAAGAAAAAGAAGCGTCGCATGAGAAAGAGGAAAAAAACATCCTCATCTCGCAGCCGGAAGAGCAGTAGCAGTAGTAAGAGCAGCAGCTCTCGTAGCAGCAGAAGTAGCCGATCTAAAAAGTCTTCTTCCAATAATAATAACAACAATAACAATGGAGGAAGTAAGGATAATAATGAGCGTAAGCCAAGACAGATTACGCCGCGAACTCCATTTGATGATTTCGATCGCTTCTAA
- a CDS encoding ABC transporter ATP-binding protein, with the protein MGSLRKLNRYFKKYKGTIILGSLFLTASNFFLVWIPVYLRRTVDQVTEIELDRSSESFGNIFELLFSSDASWLLAKNALLLVGAVVLSGVLLFATRQTLIVASRKIEYDLRNDIFDKLLKLPQRFYSSYDSGEIYVRATEDVSKVREYFGPAYMYTINTLTRAGFIITMMIIVSPELTLWALLPLPFLSAFAYWVSGYINDYSRIIQEQYSTIAGRAQESFTSIRLIKAYNREEYENGRFEHESERYRKKKLRLDLVESLFHPTLNLLIGLSVIIVVWKAGQMVIEGTLTVGNIMEFIIYVAYLTWPVASLGYTVNRYQQSMASWKRIDEMLTEDIDIADKESTKHDITEIEGSIEFRNVSFSYPEADEHVLKNINLKIEAGQNAAIVGRTGSGKTTLVELIPRLFDATEGKILIDGTDIKAIPLEILRKNIGLVPQDTFLFSDTIGENIAFGTEDANKEEIETAAEKAQVRENILDFEKKFETMLGERGITLSGGQKQRTAIARALIRDPKIIILDDSLSAVDTKTEESILRHLRKELQGRTTLMISHRISTIKDADIIYYMENGTIVEQGTHEELLNKEGRYSVMYNKQLIEEELAEI; encoded by the coding sequence GTGGGTTCACTACGTAAGTTAAATAGGTATTTTAAAAAGTATAAGGGGACCATCATTCTTGGATCGTTGTTTTTGACAGCATCCAATTTTTTCTTGGTCTGGATACCTGTTTATTTACGCCGAACGGTGGACCAGGTAACAGAGATAGAACTTGACCGGTCTTCAGAAAGTTTTGGCAATATTTTTGAACTACTATTCAGTAGTGATGCAAGCTGGCTTCTGGCAAAAAATGCTTTGTTGTTAGTGGGAGCGGTGGTACTATCGGGCGTATTGCTCTTTGCTACTCGTCAAACCCTTATAGTCGCTTCCCGTAAAATAGAGTACGATCTGAGAAACGATATTTTTGACAAGCTCCTAAAACTACCCCAGCGTTTTTATAGCAGTTACGATTCCGGTGAAATTTATGTCCGTGCTACAGAAGATGTATCTAAAGTCCGGGAATACTTTGGACCTGCTTATATGTATACCATTAATACGTTAACAAGAGCAGGTTTTATTATTACAATGATGATTATTGTAAGTCCGGAATTGACGCTTTGGGCTTTACTTCCGCTCCCTTTTCTCTCTGCTTTTGCTTATTGGGTAAGTGGATATATCAATGATTATTCCCGGATAATTCAGGAACAATATTCTACCATTGCAGGGCGAGCCCAAGAGTCTTTTACAAGTATAAGGCTGATTAAAGCCTATAATCGCGAAGAGTATGAAAACGGTCGTTTTGAACACGAAAGCGAACGATATCGCAAGAAAAAGTTGCGCCTCGATTTGGTGGAGTCTCTTTTTCATCCAACTCTTAACCTATTGATTGGTCTTTCGGTAATAATCGTTGTTTGGAAAGCGGGCCAAATGGTCATAGAGGGAACACTGACTGTTGGTAACATTATGGAATTTATAATTTATGTGGCCTATTTGACCTGGCCGGTCGCTTCTCTTGGGTATACCGTTAATCGCTATCAACAATCTATGGCATCGTGGAAGCGGATTGATGAAATGCTAACCGAAGATATTGATATAGCTGATAAAGAAAGTACCAAGCATGATATTACTGAAATTGAGGGAAGCATTGAATTCAGGAATGTTTCTTTTTCTTATCCGGAAGCAGATGAGCATGTGTTAAAAAATATTAATCTAAAAATTGAAGCAGGCCAAAATGCAGCCATAGTAGGCCGTACGGGCAGTGGGAAGACCACTCTTGTAGAACTCATTCCACGTCTTTTTGATGCGACGGAAGGAAAAATATTAATTGATGGAACGGATATTAAGGCAATTCCCTTAGAGATATTACGTAAGAACATTGGGTTGGTACCACAGGATACTTTCTTATTTTCAGATACGATTGGCGAAAATATCGCATTCGGTACCGAAGACGCCAACAAAGAAGAAATTGAGACTGCTGCAGAAAAGGCTCAGGTTCGTGAAAATATTTTGGATTTTGAAAAGAAATTTGAGACTATGTTAGGAGAAAGAGGGATTACGTTATCCGGCGGTCAAAAACAACGAACTGCTATTGCTCGAGCCCTGATTCGAGATCCTAAAATTATTATATTAGATGACTCATTAAGTGCTGTAGATACTAAAACAGAAGAATCTATTCTCCGACATCTCCGTAAAGAATTGCAAGGACGAACAACATTGATGATCAGTCATCGTATATCTACGATAAAAGATGCAGATATTATATATTATATGGAAAATGGGACTATTGTAGAACAAGGAACACATGAAGAATTATTAAATAAAGAAGGTCGTTATTCAGTTATGTACAATAAACAACTCATAGAAGAAGAGTTGGCCGAAATCTAA
- a CDS encoding NAD(P)/FAD-dependent oxidoreductase gives MVIGIIGASFAGLVAGSRLARAGHEVTIIERNESLGGRLASIELDNMILDNGIAHLSAETNTFQTFLAELQQKTELHEWAEEFSFYDGLNLHNEDPNASPLTKYALDGGIGQINKYLSRWVDIRAQEKAGGLTYIGPDRGKKRSWMINLTDVNVFECDAVIIATPATEAYGILQTAQDETAARKIIRVIDEVFYDDCISVAATYDREAPEWKGIKCENSAIRWIGNESSKRDTAGKTGLVIHSSHGTSKKYERVSDAEATQYILGEASSVIDSWVSQPESTSLKRWKYFTARNVIDEYFMELEMIDAPLALVGNYFGGRSVEKAYLSGYNLAEYWINKYSNATVA, from the coding sequence ATGGTTATAGGAATAATTGGGGCAAGTTTTGCAGGGTTGGTTGCCGGAAGTCGACTGGCCAGAGCCGGTCATGAGGTTACAATAATTGAACGCAATGAATCATTGGGTGGTCGGTTGGCATCCATTGAGCTGGACAATATGATTTTGGATAACGGTATCGCTCATCTCTCTGCCGAGACAAATACCTTTCAAACCTTTCTTGCTGAGTTGCAGCAAAAAACAGAGCTTCATGAATGGGCCGAAGAGTTTAGTTTTTATGATGGGTTAAACCTGCATAATGAGGATCCCAATGCCTCGCCACTGACAAAGTACGCTTTAGATGGGGGGATCGGGCAAATCAATAAATATTTAAGCCGCTGGGTTGATATTCGGGCACAGGAGAAAGCCGGGGGACTCACTTATATTGGTCCCGATCGTGGAAAAAAACGATCATGGATGATTAATTTAACTGATGTTAATGTTTTTGAATGTGATGCGGTTATTATAGCGACTCCTGCTACAGAGGCATATGGAATACTACAGACGGCACAGGATGAAACGGCTGCCCGAAAAATAATTCGTGTAATTGATGAGGTATTCTATGACGATTGCATTTCCGTTGCGGCTACCTATGATCGAGAAGCCCCGGAATGGAAAGGCATTAAGTGTGAGAACAGTGCCATCCGGTGGATTGGAAATGAGTCTTCCAAACGCGATACAGCCGGCAAAACGGGACTTGTTATTCATTCTTCACATGGTACTTCAAAGAAATATGAAAGAGTTAGTGATGCTGAAGCAACTCAGTATATACTCGGGGAAGCGTCATCTGTTATAGATTCCTGGGTATCACAGCCCGAATCCACCTCTTTGAAGCGCTGGAAATATTTTACGGCACGAAATGTTATTGACGAATATTTTATGGAATTAGAAATGATTGATGCCCCACTTGCGTTAGTAGGGAACTACTTCGGTGGAAGATCCGTTGAAAAAGCATATCTATCCGGGTACAACCTGGCAGAATACTGGATAAATAAATACAGTAATGCTACGGTTGCATAG
- a CDS encoding acyclic terpene utilization AtuA family protein, producing MNKTIRIASGQGFWGDLPKAPIDQVRKGPIDYLVLDYLAEVTMSILQKQKMRNKEHGYARDFVDVIKEILPDISEKGIKVIANAGGINPDSCKDRILEEIERQGLSGLKVAVVDGDNILDDIDKLIDEGHPLKNMDTSEPISTVKDQLLSANVYFGCRPIVKALQQEADIVITGRVTDTALTLGPLVHEFGWDFDDYDKISAGTIAGHFLECGAQVTGGNYTDWERVDRFADIGFPIVEVKADGNFYVTKHENTGGLVNEETVKEQLIYEIGDPKEYITPDCIADFTSIQLSQEGPNRVYVYGIEGREFTPTYKVSASYKDGYRLFSTLVYSWPKALKKAKAGGEILRERAEALGLELEDFRVEYLGVNGCSEEPVTDEMLEKDYDEVQMRVGVAGPDKEDVNRFGKEVVPLILTGPGGVTGYAGGRPKASEVIAYWPALLDKQAVAPRVRVY from the coding sequence GTGAATAAAACTATTCGTATTGCATCGGGACAGGGCTTCTGGGGCGATTTGCCTAAGGCCCCAATTGACCAGGTTCGAAAAGGGCCTATTGATTATTTGGTACTGGATTATTTGGCAGAGGTCACCATGTCTATTCTGCAAAAACAAAAAATGCGGAATAAAGAACACGGGTATGCGCGGGATTTCGTAGATGTAATAAAAGAGATTCTGCCTGATATTTCCGAGAAAGGGATCAAGGTGATTGCAAATGCCGGCGGGATAAATCCCGATAGCTGTAAAGATAGAATATTGGAGGAAATCGAAAGACAGGGACTATCCGGACTGAAAGTGGCTGTAGTAGATGGAGACAATATCCTGGATGATATCGATAAGCTCATTGACGAGGGACACCCGCTCAAAAATATGGATACCAGTGAGCCAATTAGTACCGTTAAAGATCAGCTGCTTAGTGCTAACGTATATTTTGGATGCCGACCAATTGTAAAAGCCTTACAGCAGGAGGCCGATATTGTTATCACAGGTCGGGTTACCGATACTGCACTTACGCTCGGCCCATTGGTACATGAGTTTGGCTGGGACTTTGATGACTATGATAAAATATCCGCGGGCACGATTGCCGGACACTTTCTGGAATGCGGTGCGCAGGTAACGGGCGGAAATTATACGGACTGGGAGCGCGTCGATCGCTTCGCGGATATCGGTTTCCCCATTGTTGAGGTTAAAGCCGATGGTAATTTCTATGTTACCAAGCACGAAAATACAGGAGGATTAGTAAACGAAGAGACCGTGAAGGAACAGCTGATCTACGAAATCGGAGATCCCAAAGAATATATAACTCCTGATTGTATAGCTGATTTTACTTCCATTCAGCTTAGTCAGGAAGGTCCCAATCGTGTTTATGTATATGGAATTGAGGGGAGAGAATTTACCCCTACCTATAAGGTATCAGCCAGTTATAAAGACGGATATCGTCTTTTTTCTACCCTAGTGTATTCCTGGCCAAAAGCCTTAAAGAAGGCGAAGGCAGGAGGCGAAATCCTGCGGGAACGCGCAGAAGCACTGGGTTTGGAGCTGGAGGATTTCCGGGTTGAGTATCTAGGGGTAAATGGCTGCAGTGAGGAACCGGTGACTGATGAAATGCTTGAAAAAGATTATGATGAAGTACAAATGCGGGTAGGAGTAGCCGGGCCAGACAAAGAGGATGTGAACCGATTTGGGAAAGAAGTAGTCCCTCTCATTTTAACAGGTCCAGGTGGGGTGACTGGCTATGCTGGCGGACGACCAAAGGCCAGTGAAGTTATTGCCTATTGGCCCGCTCTGCTAGATAAACAGGCCGTTGCGCCCCGGGTACGGGTTTATTAA
- a CDS encoding response regulator transcription factor, whose product MTRKVEKLIKIVIVEDNRYMREGWATILDFEQDFVVMDTFESCEEAFESEAIPKTNIVLMDIELPGMSGIEGVKYLQKEHPDLPVIMATVFDDDKNVFDALCAGAVGYLMKKISPEDLKQAIRDAHDGGSPMTPNIARKVIKTFHTPSENDEGEQLTERELEILEELAKGKSYAAIGNAVYLSVDGVRYHIRNIYRKLQVHSRSEAVSKGISRRLIHPDNS is encoded by the coding sequence ATGACACGAAAAGTAGAAAAACTCATCAAAATTGTTATCGTAGAGGATAACCGCTACATGCGCGAGGGGTGGGCTACCATTCTGGACTTTGAACAGGATTTTGTGGTGATGGATACCTTTGAGTCCTGCGAAGAGGCGTTTGAATCAGAAGCTATTCCCAAAACCAATATCGTGTTAATGGATATTGAACTGCCGGGAATGTCGGGCATTGAGGGGGTCAAGTATCTGCAAAAAGAGCATCCTGATTTGCCGGTAATTATGGCCACGGTCTTTGACGATGACAAAAATGTATTTGATGCTCTTTGTGCCGGTGCTGTGGGATACCTGATGAAAAAAATATCCCCCGAAGATCTTAAACAGGCTATTCGGGATGCCCATGACGGCGGTTCCCCCATGACGCCCAATATTGCCCGCAAGGTTATTAAAACCTTTCATACTCCTTCTGAAAATGATGAGGGCGAGCAACTTACTGAGCGCGAGCTGGAAATCCTGGAGGAGCTGGCCAAAGGTAAATCTTATGCTGCCATAGGGAATGCCGTATATCTTTCGGTGGATGGGGTGCGCTACCATATCCGGAATATCTATCGAAAATTACAGGTGCATTCCCGGTCGGAAGCGGTTTCTAAGGGAATCTCCCGACGTTTAATCCACCCCGACAACTCCTGA